Genomic DNA from Methanomassiliicoccales archaeon:
GCTGGTGGTGGAGGACGGCAGGATCGTGCCAGGTGGAGGAGCAACGGCCGTGGAGCTCGCCTTGGCCTTAAGGGAGTATGCTGTCTCCGTCGGAGGCAGGGAGCAGATGGCGGTCAATGCCTTCGCTGATGCCCTGGAATGCATCCCCACCGCCTTGGCGGAGAACGCCGGCCTCGACCCCATCGACATTCTCATCGAGATGCGCAAAGCGCACAAGGATGGGAAGAAGGACGCGGGGGTGGATGTCTTCAGCGGCAAGATCGTGAGCATGATGGAGAAGAACGTCATCGAGCCGATACGAGTCGGCCAGCAGGCCATCAGCTCGGCCACGGACGCAGCCATCATGATCATGCGCATCGACGACATCATCGCCGCCAAAGGCACCTCCAAGGAGGAGGACAAGGATAAGGACAAGGACAAGAAGGGGAGTGCTAGCTGAGCGGAGGATCTTCGCTTAGAATAGGCAGCTTTACCATTAGCTGCCTGGTCTTCCTCCACTTCTTTTTAAAATTTTTTTTTCATTTTTTCCTAAGCATTTCATCGAGTTGTCCTTACTGATTCCTCCCCTTTATCCAAACCTTCCCATACCTAATTTTTGGTCCGCTATTCGATGCGCCTAAGGCGATGAAGGAATGAGGGAATCAAGATGCAACTTCAAAACGCACGACTAGGGAATGGTTGCGATAAATTCATAGTAAATATGCTACTATCGTTTCGAAATGAGGCAAGGATGGAGCGTGCGCAAATAAGGACCGTTGCGGTTATTCCGGCCTACAACGAGCAAAAGACCATAGGCAGCATAGTCCTGAAGGCCAAGCTCAACGTCGATGAGGTGTTGGTAGTCGACGATGGTTCGGTGGATGACACAGCCTTGCTGGCAGAGATGGCCGGGGCCAAGGTATTGAGGATGCCTCACAACTCCGGAAAGGCGGAGGCTTTGATGTCGGGACTGCGCTATGTAGCAGGCAATGGCTTCGAGGCAGTAGTGATGTTGGATGGTGATGGGCAGCATGACCCCTCTGCCATACCAGATCTTATCAAACCAATATTAGAAGGGAGTGCTGATCTCATCATTGGCTCTCGCTTCCTCAACGGTGGCGATGGCATACCTCGGTATCGCAAGCTAGGCCAGACAATCCTTAATAAGACTACTTCCTTTGGCGCTAAGGTCAAAGTCACCGATACCCAATCTGGTTTCAGGGCTTTGTCACGAAATGCCATGCGTCATTTGGATTTCGAAGCTGATGGATATGGCATCGAATCTGC
This window encodes:
- a CDS encoding glycosyltransferase family 2 protein, producing MERAQIRTVAVIPAYNEQKTIGSIVLKAKLNVDEVLVVDDGSVDDTALLAEMAGAKVLRMPHNSGKAEALMSGLRYVAGNGFEAVVMLDGDGQHDPSAIPDLIKPILEGSADLIIGSRFLNGGDGIPRYRKLGQTILNKTTSFGAKVKVTDTQSGFRALSRNAMRHLDFEADGYGIESAMITYMAERGLRIAEVPINADYEVPNGHKKKPLPHGMGVLNAAVGLIGYRRPLLLFGVPGFFMALMGMIFGLLAMNGVFVFGWGWLFQSVGAMMFVIVGLMLMIAGLTLNSLVALMRSCRNKI